A window of the Lactuca sativa cultivar Salinas chromosome 5, Lsat_Salinas_v11, whole genome shotgun sequence genome harbors these coding sequences:
- the LOC111904473 gene encoding probable sodium/metabolite cotransporter BASS1, chloroplastic: MQASFLSSDHGIPFCKSEGVLCPKRLPFKPNSPRNLKYKHTLTSCTRLSATLDSPCRANVISPPTTLTSRSRSSTGRFLPPILCSNSSNSLSANDDIVHSSGRSFRGWVEVVGETISTLFPIWVALGCFLGLMRPNSYNWVQPKWTMMGITFTMLGMGMTLTFDDLKGALAMPKELFTGFFLQYSVMPLSAFFISKLLNLPSYYAAGLILVGCCPGGTASNIVTYIARGNVALSVLMTAASTVSAVVMTPFLTAHLAGQYVAVDAIGLLISTLQVVLVPVLVGAFMNQYFKRVVKLVSPLMPPIAVATVAVLCGNAIAQSSSAIRMSGQQVVLAALLLHVSGFFFGYILSRSLGVDVSSSRTISIEVGMQNSVLGVVLATQHFGNPLTAVPCAVSSVCHSILGSALAGIWRRISPETQEVKSEP; the protein is encoded by the exons ATGCAAGCTTCTTTCCTCTCATCTGATCATGGAATTCCTTTCTGCAAATCCGAAGGGGTTCTTTGTCCAAAGAGGCTCCCTTTCAAACCCAATTCACCAAGGAATCTCAAGTACAAACACACTCTCACCTCCTGCACTCGGCTCTCTGCAACACTCGATTCACCTTGCAGAGCAAATGTAATCTCACCGCCGACCACTCTAACATCGCGCAGCCGAAGCAGTACTGGACGTTTTCTACCTCCAATTCTGTGCAGCAATTCGTCGAACAGTTTGAGTGCAAACGACGATATTGTTCATAGCAGTGGTAGGAGTTTTAGGGGTTGGGTGGAGGTGGTAGGAGAGACAATATCCACTTTGTTTCCGATATGGGTGGCATTAGGTTGCTTTTTAGGTCTTATGAGGCCGAATTCATACAATTGGGTTCAACCCAAATGGACGATGATGGGTATCACTTTCACTATGCTTGGGATGGGGATGACACTCACATTTGATGACCTTAAAGGGGCTTTAGCCATGCCTAAAGAGCTGTTCACGGGTTTCTTTCTACAGTACTCG GTGATGCCTCTATCAGCATTTTTCATCAGTAAACTGTTAAATTTGCCCTCATATTATGCTGCAGGCTTGATATTGGTTGGCTGCTGCCCTGGGG GAACTGCAAGCAACATTGTGACCTACATTGCAAG GGGAAATGTTGCTCTATCTGTATTAATGACAGCTGCAAGCACTGTCTCTGCAGTG GTTATGACTCCATTCCTGACTGCCCATTTAGCTGGACAATATGTTGCAGTAGATGCAATTGGACTCCTTATTTCCACCCTCCAG GTAGTGTTGGTTCCTGTGTTGGTGGGTGCGTTTATGAACCAATACTTTAAAAGGGTAGTGAAATTAGTGTCTCCATTGATGCCACCAATAGCTGTAGCAACTGTAGCTGTACTTTGTGGGAATGCAATTGCTCAAAGCTCTTCTGCAATCCGTATGTCTGGTCAACAAGTGGTTCTTGCTGCTCTTCTTCTTCATGTCTCTGGATTCTTTTTTGGTTATATTCTTTCAAGATCTCTTGGAGTTGATGTCTCTTCTTCAAGAACTATATCCATTGAGGTTGGCATGCAG AATTCGGTGCTTGGTGTGGTTCTTGCTACACAACATTTTGGGAATCCTTTGACTGCAGTGCCATGTGCTGTTTCTAGTGTTTGTCATTCGATCCTTGGGAGTGCATTAGCAGGAATATGGAGAAGGATTTCACCTGAAACTCAGGAAGTGAAAAGTGAACCCTAA